A stretch of DNA from Saccharomycodes ludwigii strain NBRC 1722 chromosome I, whole genome shotgun sequence:
TATTAATATGATGAATGACAATATTCGCAAGAAATTTAGAGATTCTAAAACAAAcccctttatttttaaaaacattttatatttgaaaaatatagatGATTTCCAGGATTTTGGTCCAAGTGTTATGTTGGCTTCTCCAGGTATGTTACAAAACGGTGTGTCTAGAGATTTGTTAGAAAAATGGTGTCCAGAGGAGAAAAACTTGGTTTTAATTACTGGGTATTCTATTGAGGGTACAATGGCTAAGTTTTTAATGTTACAACCAGATCACATACCGTCTATAAATAATCCAGATATTAGTGTGCCAAGAAGATGTCAAGTGGAGGAAATTTCATTTGCCGCTCATGTGGATTTCCAAGAAAATTTGGATTTTATTGAGCAAGTCGGTGCTGGTAAAATTATATTGGTTCATGGAGAATCTAATCCTATGGGAAGATTAAAATCCGCTTTGTTGtccaattttaaaaatttgaaaaatactGAAAAAGAGGTTAAGGTTTATAATCCTAGGAATTGTGTTTTGATCAGCTTGGAATTTAAGGGGGTTAAAGTAGCTAAAGCTATTGGTAATTTGGCAGATGAAATTAGTAGTAAATTATTAACTGATGAAGACATTAGAAAGGAAGACAATGACGGtattaaaaccaaaaaaaatgaaaacgaaaatgaaaatgaaaatgaacgGGTAGAAGACGAAGAGAACAGTTCACAGGGATTAGTAGTATCAGGTATTCTTGTTTCGGATGAAAAGACTTTTGACTTGAATTTAGTTTCCTTGACAGATATACGAGAGCATCATGTTGATTTAAAGACCACCATTTTAAAGGAGCGTCAAAGTGTTACACTTGGATGCAAAAAAGACTTAATATATTGGCATTTACTTCAAATGTTTGGTTCTGTAGATGTATTaattgatgatgataatgttACCAATATCAAAGAGACTGATCTCCGAGAGAATAAAGTCAACGGTGAACTGGAAATCATGATTATGAAGAGTATTAAATTGCACATGGTAGACTCATTGGCTACCTTGGAATGGGTGCAAAGTGCAATTAATGACACAGTTGCTGATAGTGTGATGGCTATTCTATTAAGTGTTGAGTCGTCACCCGCAAGCGTCAAATTGAGTTCACACACTCATGATCACCATCATGATCATCACCATGAAGAAGATCAGATATTATTAAGAATACAACAGATTGCAAATGTTTTCAAGGAACAGTTCGGTGATACATTTACCCTATTAATGGATAAGGAGGAAATAGGAGGATCTCCTAAAGAGGATATTAAAGGTTTAATAACCATAAATGAGTCCATGACTGCTAAGATAAATTTTACCACATTAAAAGTAGAAGAATGCACGTCTAAACCTTTAAAGGGAAGGATAGAgagtattttaaaaattggatCTGATTTAGTTACGCCTTTATGTTAAAACTTATGTAATTTACTAGTTAGTAATAGTGGttgaaatatttcttttagtTAAGGGAGGGAAGAactttagtttttttttttcattttcagcTTTcttgattatttaaaataggCATTCGTTATTCATGAAGCCTTTTGACTTGTGTATCTTTTTTaggccaaaaaaaaagaaaagaaaaaaagaaaaaaaaaaaaaaaaaagaaaaaaagaaaaaaaaagaaaaaaaaaaaaaagaaaaaaagaaacgtattttttttctccaattttttaataacatgCTTCTAcatactatatatatatatacatatatagaTATTAAATACTCATTTGCACgtatatttcatttttcgtATTATCTTACATAAGCAAATAAAAGCTTAtcataaatttaaaatatcaaaatctGCAACAATATGGACAATAACGGCGGTTTAACAACAGTTCCCGATTCATATATCGATAATTCAGCGACCTTTGCTTCATTCCAATTAGATACAAGATTACAGCAAGCTTTAAAAAGCAATGGCTTTAATAACCCGACATTAATTCAATCTAGTGCAATTCCACTAGCAttacaacaaaaaagagACATTATTGCCAA
This window harbors:
- the YSH1 gene encoding cleavage polyadenylation factor subunit YSH1 (similar to Saccharomyces cerevisiae YLR277C | YSH1 | Yeast Seventy-three Homolog (paralog of YOR179C | SYC1)) yields the protein MQNNNTGTTTNDNFQFFGLGGSNEVGRSCHVIRYKGKTVMLDAGVHPAYRGMASLPFYDEIDLSTIDVLLISHFHLDHAASLPYVMQKTNFKGRVFMTHPTKAIYRWLLKDFVRVTSLSNNANSNIRTSNDDDNLYNDTDLVESFDRIETIDYHSTMDISGIKFTAYHAGHVLGAAMFQIEIAGLRILFTGDYSREVDRHLNSAEVPPFSTDVLIVESTFGTATHEPRITRERKLTSLIHNTVVKGGRVLLPVFALGRAQELLLILDEYWTQHSNDLGNGQVPIYYASNLARKCLNVFQTYINMMNDNIRKKFRDSKTNPFIFKNILYLKNIDDFQDFGPSVMLASPGMLQNGVSRDLLEKWCPEEKNLVLITGYSIEGTMAKFLMLQPDHIPSINNPDISVPRRCQVEEISFAAHVDFQENLDFIEQVGAGKIILVHGESNPMGRLKSALLSNFKNLKNTEKEVKVYNPRNCVLISLEFKGVKVAKAIGNLADEISSKLLTDEDIRKEDNDGIKTKKNENENENENERVEDEENSSQGLVVSGILVSDEKTFDLNLVSLTDIREHHVDLKTTILKERQSVTLGCKKDLIYWHLLQMFGSVDVLIDDDNVTNIKETDLRENKVNGELEIMIMKSIKLHMVDSLATLEWVQSAINDTVADSVMAILLSVESSPASVKLSSHTHDHHHDHHHEEDQILLRIQQIANVFKEQFGDTFTLLMDKEEIGGSPKEDIKGLITINESMTAKINFTTLKVEECTSKPLKGRIESILKIGSDLVTPLC